One Gigantopelta aegis isolate Gae_Host unplaced genomic scaffold, Gae_host_genome ctg1986_pilon_pilon, whole genome shotgun sequence genomic window carries:
- the LOC121391254 gene encoding pyridoxal phosphate homeostasis protein-like: MSSTLRTILDKIASTSQRHGTNGAVRLVAVSKTKPPELIRAAYDAGQQHFGENYVQELVEKANHPLLCDLDIRWHFVGHLQRNKAKLLASVPHLWMVETIDTPKLATSLNSSWSNLALPQKLKVMVQVNTSGEESKHGCPPEGTVELTNHILQSCPQLDFTGLMTIGRLSHDYSQGPNPDFELMHQLKLKIVDQLGLLEEKVELSMGMSADFEEAIAAGSTNVRVGSTIFGTRTYN, encoded by the coding sequence ATGTCTTCGACTCTCAGAACTATTTTAGACAAGATCGCGTCTACTAGTCAGCGCCATGGGACTAATGGTGCTGTTCGTCTGGTGGCAGTAAGTAAGACGAAGCCTCCTGAGTTGATCAGAGCAGCTTATGATGCAGGACAGCAGCATTTTGGAGAGAACTATGTACAAGAATTAGTGGAGAAAGCAAACCATCCCCTTCTTTGTGATTTAGACATACGTTGGCATTTTGTAGGCCATTTACAAAGAAACAAAGCTAAGTTGTTAGCATCTGTGCCTCATTTGTGGATGGTCGAGACCATAGACACGCCGAAACTGGCAACATCTCTTAACTCCAGCTGGAGTAATCTGGCACTTCCACAAAAACTGAAAGTCATGGTACAAGTGAACACAAGTGGAGAAGAATCAAAACATGGCTGTCCTCCTGAAGGCACGGTAGAGTTAACTAACCACATCCTTCAGTCATGCCCGCAATTAGATTTTACTGGACTAATGACAATTGGTCGGTTGTCACATGACTATAGTCAAGGACCCAATCCTGATTTTGAATTGATGCATCAGTTGAAGTTAAAGATTGTTGATCAATTGGGTCTATTGGAAGAGAAGGTGGAGCTCAGTATGGGTATGTCAGCAGATTTTGAAGAAGCCATTGCAGCTGGAAGTACTAATGTACGAGTTGGTAGTACCATATTTGGCACTAGAACTTACAACTAA
- the LOC121391256 gene encoding LOW QUALITY PROTEIN: tartrate-resistant acid phosphatase type 5-like (The sequence of the model RefSeq protein was modified relative to this genomic sequence to represent the inferred CDS: deleted 1 base in 1 codon) codes for MLFRLLHKLVKIDGDALNFVMLGDWGGQSDPPYYTTTEKKVATSMGAKAKEINSQFTVTLGDNFYDGGVESEDDPRFQTTFENIFTASSLQKRWYAVCGNHDHHGNISAQIAYTKKSSRWYMPDLYYTDDDIPHKSLKYLYGPFDPTESHGGFNTVSITDKTMVVTFFDNDECIHSKITSKTMVCAVRKPRSLCGPQSSKESEDEWTWIEDTLSKSTADGILVHGHYPVWSVAEHGPTQVLVDRLRPMLMKYNATAYFCGHDHDIQHIKEDGSNVNYFVSGAGSSYRLLYST; via the exons ATGTTGTTTAGATTGCTACATA AGCTTGTAAAAATTGATGGTGATGCACTCAATTTTGTCATGCTTGGAGACTGGGGTGGTCAAAGTGATCCTCCATATTATACCACAACAGAAAAGAAAGTAGCTACTAGTATGGGTGCCAAAGCAAAGGAGATCAATTCTCAATTCACTGTTACATTGGGTGACAACTTCTATGATGGCGGAGTAGAAAGTGAAGATGATCCTCGATTCCAGACCACATTTGAG AATATCTTCACAGCATCATCACTTCAAAAACGATGGTATGCAGTATGTGGAAACCATGATCACCATGGTAACATATCTGCTCAGATTGCATATACT AAAAAATCTAGTCGTTGGTACATGCCAGACCTTTATTACACAGAT gATGATATTCCACATAAGTCATTGAAGTATTTATATGGTCCATTTGACCCTACAGAAAGTCATGGAGGTTTTAATACTGTGAGCATTACTGATAAAACAATGGTGGTCACCTTCTTTGATAATGATG aaTGTATTCACAGCAAAATCACTTCAAAAAcgatggtatgtgctgtgcggAAACCACGATCACTATG TGGTCCCCAATCAAGTAAAGAGTCAGAAGACGAGTGGACATGGATTGAAGACACACTGTCAAAGTCTACAGCTGATGGGATACTTGTCCATGGACATTATCCAG TGTGGTCTGTTGCTGAACATGGTCCTACTCAAGTATTAGTTGATCGTCTACGACCTATGCTTATGAAATATAATGCTACAGC tTATTTTTGCGGTCATGATCATGATATACAACATATCAAAGAAGATGGATCAAATGTAAACTATTTTGTAAGTGGTGCTGGTTCATCTTACAGACTTCTCTACAGCACATAA
- the LOC121391258 gene encoding programmed cell death protein 5-like encodes MADDDEIQAIRAKRLAELQAQYGGGKQQDQEQKEEAQRRHQDMKNAMLAQILEQSARARLSSIALVKPEKAELVENMLIRMAQTGQIHGKLGEAELIKLLEQVNQTQAKKTTVKFDRRKLDDSDED; translated from the exons ATGGCTGACGATGATGAAATACAAGCAATCAGAGCGAAAAGACTGGCTGAGCTACAGGCTCAATATGGAGGAGGAAAG CAACAGGACCAAGAGCAGAAAGAAGAGGCTCAAAGAAGACATCAAGACATGAAAAATGCCATGCTAGCACAAATTCTTGAACAATCTGCAAGAGCAAGAT TAAGCAGTATAGCTCTTGTAAAACCAGAGAAGGCAGAATTAGTTGAGAATATGTTAATACGTATGGCACAGACAGGACAAATTCATGGCAAA TTAGGAGAGGCTGAACTAATTAAATTACTTGAACAAGTCAATCAAACTCAAGCCAAGAAAACCACAgttaaa TTTGATAGGAGAAAATTGGATGATTCCGATGAAGATTGA
- the LOC121391257 gene encoding LOW QUALITY PROTEIN: cleft lip and palate transmembrane protein 1-like protein (The sequence of the model RefSeq protein was modified relative to this genomic sequence to represent the inferred CDS: inserted 1 base in 1 codon; deleted 1 base in 1 codon), producing MSQASISDEKKMQLVSSSNTTMPLSLSYSPVGLGQLRIWIQFRQALRTMATLGFPEKELDTMKELIFGTNLYLLXMTCFISFFHMLFDFLAFKNDISFWRKRKTTVGLSRRTVIWRCFSYTVVFLYLMEEETSLLIQVPAGIGAAIEYWKVWKALKLKIEWSNGLPKLKIGQQIALEEQTDRYDSQAMKYLTYVLIPLVLLGAVYCLAYLSYKSWYSWLIHSLVNGVYAFGFIFMLPQLFVNYKLKSVAHLPWRAFMYKAFNTFIDDVFAFIITMPTSHRVAVFRDDVVFLVYLYQRWLYPVDKNRINEYGESFEHNETHVAAVKKQQ from the exons ATGTCTCAAGCCAGCATATCCGATGAAAAGAAAATGCAG TTGGTATCATCATCAAATACAACAATGCCACTGTCTCTCTCTTACTCTCCTGTTGGACTGGGCCAACTTCGTATCTGGATACAATTCAGACAAGCACTAAGGACAATGGCAACACTAG GTTTTCCAGAGAAGGAACTAGATACTATGAaagaattaatatttggtaCTAACCTTTATCTTT GGATGACTTGTTTCATCTCCTTCTTTCAT ATGCTATTTGATTTCTTGGcttttaaaaatgacattagTTTTTGgaggaaaaga aaaactacTGTTGGTTTGTCGAGACGAACAG tCATATGGAGGTGTTTCAGTTACACTGTAGTTTTCCTATACTTAATGGAAGAAGAGACAAGTTTATTAATTCAAGTACCAGCTGGCATAGGTGCCGCTATTGAA TATTGGAAAGTTTGGAAAGCTCTTAAGCTGAAAATAGAATGGAGTAATGGCCTTCctaaattaaaa ATTGGACAACAGATAGCATTAGAGGAACAAACCGACAGATATGACTCGCAAGCTATGAAATATCTAACCTATGTTCTAATTCCACTAGTACTTTTAGGAGCTGTATATTGTTTAGCATATCTTAGTTATAAAAG CTGGTATTCCTGGCTTATACATAGTCTTGTTAATG GTGTCTATGCATTTggatttatatttatgttaccTCAATTGTTTGTTAATTATAAG TTAAAATCAGTAGCCCATTTACCTTGGAGAGCATTCATGTACAAG gcaTTTAATACCTTCATTGATGATGTATTTgcatttattataacaatgcCAACATCACATCGTGTTGCTGTATTTAGAGATGATGTTGTGTTCCTAGTCTATCTTTATCAAAGATG GCTCTATCCTGTTGATAAGAACAGAATTAATGAGTATGGTGAGTCATTTGAACATAACGAGACACATGTGGCAGCTGTGAAGAAACAGCAATAA